In Corynebacterium guangdongense, one DNA window encodes the following:
- a CDS encoding C40 family peptidase — MAEHRRQSIRTARRLVAATAAAASATVLVPSVANAAEVTVPGTGISAEVAGIENIPGIADVPGIEAWIPSLAGQAGSGANAQGAIDQARALPMSSAIPGFTQFLNQAESEVVYSAPVVAPAAVAAPAPAAPAPAPAPAASSTGQAIADAALSKIGSPYGWGATGPYAFDCSGLTSWAYAQAGKSIPRTSQAQAASGTPVPLSQLQPGDLIAYYGGASHVAVYVGNGMMVDALNSSSPVAQRPIDYMPIHSAFRF; from the coding sequence GTGGCCGAGCATCGTCGCCAGTCCATCCGCACCGCCCGCCGCCTCGTGGCCGCCACCGCCGCCGCCGCCAGCGCGACCGTTCTGGTCCCCAGCGTCGCCAACGCCGCCGAGGTCACTGTCCCCGGCACGGGCATCTCTGCCGAGGTCGCCGGCATCGAGAACATCCCGGGCATCGCCGACGTTCCGGGTATCGAGGCCTGGATCCCGTCCCTGGCCGGCCAGGCCGGCTCCGGAGCCAACGCCCAGGGGGCCATCGACCAGGCCCGCGCCCTGCCGATGTCCTCCGCGATCCCGGGCTTCACCCAGTTCCTCAACCAGGCCGAGTCCGAGGTCGTCTACTCCGCGCCGGTCGTCGCGCCGGCAGCCGTCGCGGCCCCGGCCCCGGCAGCTCCGGCGCCGGCCCCCGCCCCGGCAGCCTCCTCCACCGGCCAGGCGATTGCCGACGCAGCCCTGTCCAAGATCGGTTCCCCGTACGGCTGGGGCGCCACCGGCCCCTACGCCTTCGACTGCTCCGGCCTGACCTCCTGGGCCTACGCCCAGGCGGGCAAGTCCATTCCGCGCACCTCGCAGGCCCAGGCAGCGTCCGGCACCCCGGTCCCGCTGAGCCAGCTGCAGCCCGGCGACCTCATCGCCTACTACGGCGGCGCCTCCCACGTGGCCGTATACGTCGGCAACGGCATGATGGTCGACGCCCTCAACTCCAGCTCCCCGGTCGCTCAGCGTCCGATCGATTACATGCCGATCCACTCCGCGTTCCGTTTCTAG
- the qcrB gene encoding cytochrome bc1 complex cytochrome b subunit, with product MSTKTDNRLAAIGNNIDSRYTVAGFLRPQLNKVFPTHWSFMLGEIALYSFIILLLTGVYLALFFDPSITKVIYDGAYLPLNGVEMSRAYATALDISFEVRGGLFVRQMHHWAALMFMMSMVAHMLRIFFTGAFRRPREANWVIGVTLVLLGMVEGFLGYSLPDDLLSGVGLRIMSAIIVGMPIVGTWLHWAIFGGDFPSDLMLDRFYILHVLVIPGIILALIAAHVLLVWFQKHTQFPGPGRSENNVVGIRIMPVFATKAIGMGLFVAGVLALMSGLTTINAIWNLGPYNTSQVSAGSQPDIYMLWTDGLARVMPAWELYLGNYTIPSAFWVALVAIVLVVLLIGYPFIEKAATGDDAHHNLLQRPRDVPVRSGIGAMAITFFLLITISGGNDHVAHFFQISLNAMTWFGRIGLIILPPIAYWLTHRICVGLQRSDREVLEHGIETGVIKQLPNGAFIEVHQPLGPVDEHGHPVPLEYAGSYVPKQLNQLGFADSETSGYFSPDDPSLMAKRHRIQQENAREEHEMFEALNKANVEADRRRGLDH from the coding sequence ATGAGCACTAAGACTGATAACCGTCTTGCCGCAATCGGCAACAACATCGATTCTCGCTACACCGTCGCAGGCTTCCTGCGTCCGCAGCTGAACAAGGTCTTCCCGACCCACTGGTCGTTCATGCTCGGTGAGATCGCCCTCTACAGCTTCATCATCCTGCTGTTGACGGGCGTGTACCTGGCGCTGTTCTTCGACCCGTCGATCACCAAGGTGATCTACGACGGCGCCTACCTTCCGCTCAACGGCGTCGAGATGTCCCGCGCCTACGCCACCGCGCTGGACATCTCCTTCGAGGTCCGCGGTGGCCTGTTCGTCCGTCAGATGCACCACTGGGCTGCGCTGATGTTCATGATGTCCATGGTCGCCCACATGCTCCGCATTTTCTTCACCGGCGCGTTCCGTCGCCCGCGTGAGGCGAACTGGGTCATCGGCGTCACCCTGGTCCTGCTGGGCATGGTCGAGGGCTTCCTCGGCTACTCCCTGCCGGATGACCTCCTCTCCGGCGTCGGCCTGCGCATCATGTCCGCCATCATCGTCGGCATGCCGATCGTCGGCACCTGGCTGCACTGGGCCATCTTCGGCGGCGACTTCCCGTCCGACCTGATGCTGGACCGCTTCTACATCCTCCACGTCCTGGTCATCCCGGGCATCATTCTCGCCCTGATCGCGGCCCACGTCCTCCTGGTCTGGTTCCAGAAGCACACCCAGTTCCCGGGACCGGGCCGTTCCGAGAACAACGTCGTCGGTATCCGCATCATGCCGGTCTTCGCCACCAAGGCCATCGGCATGGGCCTGTTCGTCGCCGGCGTCCTGGCGCTGATGTCCGGGCTCACCACGATTAACGCGATCTGGAACCTGGGTCCGTACAACACCTCCCAGGTCTCCGCCGGTTCCCAGCCGGACATCTACATGCTCTGGACCGACGGTCTCGCCCGCGTCATGCCGGCGTGGGAGCTCTACCTGGGCAACTACACCATCCCGTCCGCGTTCTGGGTCGCCCTGGTCGCCATCGTGCTGGTCGTCCTGCTGATCGGGTACCCCTTCATCGAGAAGGCCGCCACGGGCGACGATGCCCACCACAACCTGCTGCAGCGTCCGCGCGACGTCCCGGTCCGCTCCGGCATCGGCGCAATGGCGATCACCTTCTTCCTCCTGATCACCATCTCGGGCGGCAACGACCATGTGGCCCACTTCTTCCAGATCTCCCTGAACGCCATGACCTGGTTCGGTCGTATCGGCCTGATCATCCTGCCTCCGATCGCCTACTGGCTGACCCACCGCATCTGCGTCGGTCTCCAGCGCTCCGACCGTGAGGTCCTGGAGCACGGCATCGAGACCGGTGTCATCAAGCAGCTGCCGAACGGCGCCTTCATCGAGGTCCACCAGCCGCTGGGCCCGGTCGACGAGCACGGCCACCCGGTCCCGCTCGAGTACGCCGGTTCCTACGTGCCGAAGCAGCTCAACCAGCTTGGTTTCGCGGACTCCGAGACCTCCGGCTACTTCAGCCCGGATGACCCGTCGCTGATGGCGAAGCGTCACCGCATTCAGCAGGAGAACGCCCGCGAGGAGCACGAGATGTTCGAGGCCCTCAACAAGGCGAACGTCGAGGCTGACCGTCGCAGGGGCCTGGACCACTAG
- the qcrA gene encoding cytochrome bc1 complex Rieske iron-sulfur subunit has product MSNNVKKDYTDRELAAMSNEELARLGTELDGVTVAYRKDRWPIENDPAEKRAATGVAIWLAISVVAAIAFLGIYIFWPWEFKMLGDEGHLLHTVYTPLLGLTSGLAIISLGMAVVLYVKKFIPEEISVQRRHDGPSEEIDRRTVTALLNDAWSTSTLGRRTTIKGLLGAAGVLFGLVVIAPLGGAIKNPWRAREMDYHGDGTLWTSGWTLQEQGVKLYLARDIGTIAEKHTGETGTHYTTQGISRLVRVRPEDLAAGGMETVFPLAEGDVNDGDRYDPEAVVYENHMHSIHGPRNPVMLIRLRSADADSVIEREGQEDFHYGDYYAFSKICTHIGCPTSLYEAQTNRILCPCHQSQFDALQYGKPVFGPAARALPQLPVTVDEEGYFVANGNFVEPIGAAFWERKS; this is encoded by the coding sequence ATGAGTAACAACGTGAAGAAGGACTACACCGACCGCGAACTCGCGGCGATGAGCAACGAGGAGCTCGCCCGCCTCGGTACCGAGCTGGACGGCGTCACCGTCGCCTACCGCAAGGACCGGTGGCCGATCGAGAACGATCCGGCAGAAAAGCGCGCCGCCACCGGCGTCGCCATCTGGCTGGCGATCTCCGTCGTAGCCGCCATTGCGTTCCTCGGCATCTACATCTTCTGGCCGTGGGAATTCAAGATGCTCGGCGACGAGGGTCATCTCCTGCACACCGTCTACACCCCGCTGCTGGGCCTGACCTCCGGTCTGGCAATCATCAGCCTGGGCATGGCGGTCGTGCTGTACGTCAAGAAGTTCATTCCGGAGGAGATCTCCGTTCAGCGCCGCCACGACGGCCCGTCCGAGGAGATTGACCGTCGCACCGTCACCGCGCTTTTGAACGACGCATGGTCGACCTCCACCCTGGGTCGCCGCACCACCATCAAGGGCCTGCTCGGCGCGGCCGGCGTCCTGTTCGGCCTCGTCGTCATCGCCCCGCTGGGTGGTGCCATCAAGAACCCGTGGCGCGCCCGTGAAATGGACTACCACGGCGACGGCACCCTGTGGACCTCAGGCTGGACTCTCCAGGAGCAGGGCGTCAAGCTCTACCTGGCACGCGACATCGGCACCATCGCCGAGAAGCACACCGGTGAAACCGGCACGCACTACACCACCCAGGGCATTTCCCGTCTGGTCCGCGTGCGTCCCGAGGATCTGGCCGCCGGCGGCATGGAGACTGTTTTCCCGCTCGCCGAGGGCGACGTCAACGACGGCGACCGGTACGACCCGGAGGCCGTCGTCTACGAGAACCACATGCACTCCATCCATGGTCCGCGTAACCCGGTGATGCTCATCCGTCTGCGCTCCGCAGACGCTGACTCCGTCATCGAGCGTGAGGGGCAGGAAGACTTCCACTACGGCGACTACTACGCCTTCTCCAAGATCTGTACCCACATCGGCTGCCCGACCTCGCTGTACGAGGCTCAGACCAACCGTATTCTCTGCCCGTGCCACCAGTCGCAGTTCGACGCCCTGCAGTACGGCAAGCCGGTCTTCGGACCCGCTGCCCGCGCCCTTCCGCAGCTGCCGGTCACCGTGGACGAGGAAGGCTACTTCGTCGCCAACGGCAACTTCGTCGAGCCCATCGGCGCCGCATTCTGGGAGCGTAAGAGCTAA
- a CDS encoding NlpC/P60 family protein, translating to MTPQKANLVRRIKHHRTNRLTATSTVAAIAASGILLAPGAGADELDDLMAELETVSHEATAKSEEVKALEDSVDSAEQDLARLAAEADTAGEKAQHARELQVQFQAQVDGVAGAKYRVDALDPVTNALSAENPQNMIDRSAYLGTLSRTTTADLDALEGELRAAAAEASRAHAAVAEANFHRSILSARQRDLEEQRSALAEDVEAIEARIDALNAEQREAWINQNNPVEPNPAVDLSSAAASLSGAGAVGAALSKLGSPYSWGATGPSAFDCSGLMYWAYQQQGKTIPRTSQAQLAGGMSVALSDLQPGDIIGYYPGTTHVGMYIGNGQVVHASDYGIPVQVVPFDSMPITGASRY from the coding sequence GTGACACCCCAGAAAGCGAACCTCGTGCGCCGCATCAAGCATCACCGGACCAACCGTCTGACAGCCACCTCCACCGTGGCGGCGATCGCCGCCAGCGGCATCCTGCTAGCGCCGGGGGCCGGCGCGGATGAACTGGACGATCTCATGGCAGAGCTGGAGACGGTGTCCCACGAGGCGACTGCGAAAAGCGAGGAGGTCAAGGCGCTGGAAGACAGCGTGGACTCCGCGGAGCAGGACCTCGCCCGCCTCGCGGCGGAGGCGGACACCGCGGGGGAGAAGGCCCAGCACGCCCGGGAACTGCAGGTTCAGTTTCAGGCGCAGGTCGACGGCGTCGCCGGCGCGAAGTACCGCGTCGACGCCCTGGACCCGGTGACCAACGCCCTGTCCGCGGAGAACCCGCAGAACATGATCGACCGTTCGGCCTACCTGGGCACGCTCTCGCGCACCACGACCGCGGATCTGGATGCGCTGGAGGGGGAGCTGCGGGCCGCCGCCGCGGAGGCGAGCCGCGCCCACGCCGCCGTCGCGGAGGCGAATTTCCACCGCAGCATCCTCTCTGCCCGGCAGCGTGACCTGGAGGAGCAGCGCAGCGCGCTGGCCGAGGACGTCGAGGCCATCGAAGCGCGCATCGACGCCCTCAACGCAGAGCAGCGCGAAGCCTGGATCAACCAGAACAACCCGGTCGAGCCGAACCCAGCGGTCGACCTCAGTTCCGCGGCCGCCTCCCTGTCGGGGGCCGGCGCCGTCGGTGCCGCGCTGAGCAAGCTCGGTTCCCCCTACAGCTGGGGCGCGACCGGACCGAGCGCCTTCGACTGCTCCGGACTGATGTACTGGGCCTATCAGCAGCAGGGCAAGACCATCCCGCGCACCTCCCAGGCGCAGTTGGCGGGCGGCATGTCCGTGGCGCTGTCGGATCTGCAGCCGGGCGACATCATCGGCTACTACCCGGGAACCACCCACGTTGGCATGTACATCGGCAACGGCCAGGTCGTCCACGCCTCCGACTACGGCATTCCCGTCCAGGTCGTCCCCTTCGACTCGATGCCGATCACCGGTGCCTCCCGCTACTAG
- the qcrC gene encoding cytochrome bc1 complex diheme cytochrome c subunit, translating into MMDTNPTNEQASAGASASGKKLRRNRKLRRTAAGAFALTIGLTGAGVLGAALTPDAQVATAQRDDASLIQEGKDIYDVACITCHGANLQGVAERGPSLVGVGEGSVYFQVHSGRMPMMSNDAQAERKTPRYTEQQTLALAAYVAANGGGPELVYNEDGTIAMEELRGSNYNGQIQAEDVARGSELFRLNCASCHNFTGRGGALSSGKYAPGLDPANEQEIYQAMLTGPQNMPKFSDRQLSADEKKDLIAFIKSAKETPSPGGWGLGGLGPVSEGLAMWLIGITALIGVALWIGSRS; encoded by the coding sequence ATGATGGATACCAATCCAACCAACGAGCAGGCTTCGGCCGGGGCATCGGCCTCCGGCAAGAAGCTGCGTCGTAACCGTAAGCTGCGTCGAACCGCAGCTGGCGCTTTTGCGCTGACCATCGGTCTGACCGGTGCCGGCGTCCTGGGTGCCGCACTCACCCCCGACGCCCAGGTCGCCACCGCGCAGCGTGACGACGCCTCCCTGATTCAGGAGGGCAAGGACATCTACGATGTCGCCTGCATCACCTGTCACGGCGCCAACCTGCAGGGCGTCGCAGAACGCGGCCCGTCCCTGGTCGGCGTCGGCGAGGGTTCGGTGTACTTCCAGGTGCATTCCGGCCGCATGCCGATGATGTCCAACGACGCTCAGGCCGAGCGCAAGACGCCGCGCTACACTGAGCAGCAGACCCTGGCCCTGGCGGCCTACGTCGCCGCCAATGGCGGCGGCCCGGAGCTGGTCTACAACGAAGACGGCACCATCGCCATGGAGGAGCTTCGCGGCTCCAACTACAACGGCCAGATCCAGGCAGAGGACGTGGCCCGCGGCTCCGAACTCTTCCGCCTGAACTGCGCTTCCTGCCACAACTTCACCGGACGCGGCGGCGCTCTCTCCTCCGGTAAGTACGCCCCGGGCCTGGACCCGGCGAACGAGCAGGAGATCTACCAGGCCATGCTCACCGGTCCGCAGAACATGCCCAAGTTCTCCGATCGTCAGCTCTCCGCCGACGAGAAGAAGGACCTCATCGCCTTCATCAAGTCCGCCAAGGAAACCCCGTCCCCGGGCGGTTGGGGCCTCGGCGGCCTTGGCCCGGTCTCTGAGGGCCTGGCCATGTGGTTGATCGGTATCACCGCGCTTATCGGTGTTGCACTGTGGATTGGATCGCGCTCATGA